From the genome of Sediminibacter sp. Hel_I_10:
CGAGTCAACCTCCAAAAAAGAAAAATGAATATTAAAAAAATCAGTAGTGCTATGAATGCAATCCATTGATGTCCCATTTGTTTAGTTTTTTGTGTTCGCGCTCATTTCAGAAAAAACGTACACTAATTTTAAAAGCTTACCGAAACGCCATTATGCCGTGGCGCGCTTCTCTGCTTGCTCTTGAATCACCGTCGCTAAGTATTCTGCATCTTTTGAGACACCGCCTAGAGTTGCAGAGCCTCTCGTAAACAGCCATGGCAGCCCTATAAAATAGAGTCCGTCAATGTTGCTTACCCCTCTGTAATTTTTAGGATAGCCATCAGAGTCCAACTCTAAACCATCAATCCATGTAAAATTAGGACGATAGCCCGTGGCCCAAATCACGTTTTTGATGCTAGATACTTTTTGGTCTTCAAAAATGATCTGCTCGTTCAAAGCATCTTTTGTTCTCCCTACAGGGATGACATTCTCTCTAGATAGAATTTCTTTAACATCGGTACCTATTACGGGTTGGGTTATAGAACTGAGACTTTTACCTATCCAACTGTACTTATTATAACTCAAGAATCCAATCTTTGTAAACCACCACCAGAGTGTTTTTCCTAAAAAATTCTGGGGTAAGGACTTAACAGTGGTATCTCCAGAAAAATAGACTGTTCTTGAGGCATCTTTAGAAATTTCGTTTAAGATTTGATATCCAGAGTCTCCACCACCAACAACTAAGGCATCGCCTTGTTCTAACTGTTTTTCACGCTTATAATTATTACTGTGCATTTGAAAAATGTCATCAGCCATTCTCTTATGACAGGGTGGTGTGTAGGGAATATGGAAAGGTCCTGTAGCCACAATAACGTTTCTTGCCAAGATGTTACCACCGTTGTGCACCACCTCAAAACCGTCTTCTGTTTTATGTACGGAAGTGACCAAGGTGTTTAACTGCACCGGAATCTTGAAGACATCCACATAATTTTTAAAATAGTTGGCCACCTCAAATTTGGTTGGATAATGGCCCTTCGGGGCATCAAATTCCAGCCCTGGCAAATGATTGAATTCGGTAGGCGTAAATAATTTTAGAGAATCCCATCGGCTCAGCCATGAAGCTCCAATCTCGTCTTTACCATCTAAAACAATAAAATCCTTGTCCATAGCTTTTAAGTGATAAGCCATTGACAAGCCTGCTTGTGCCGCTCCTATTACTGCAAAATCTAACATGTGATGTATATTGTGATCCCTACAAAAATAGTCACAAATGCCGTATTTACTGAATAATTGCGGATTTTAATCTTGAAAGTCAAAAAGAAGTAAGGGATTACGGTTTTTTCTAAGAGGCTTTTCATTGTGATATGCTCACTCAAAATAGATGACGACTCAACATTACAATTGTATTTACTAAATTGTGATCTAAAATGACAACACCTTCTGCAATACTTCACACCGAATGAAACACCTTTATCTACTTCTTTGGCTACCTCTAACCTTGCTATGCGCCAGCTGTGCCGATCAACAAGACACACAAACCATTGCTAAAAAGAATCTTTACGAACTGACTTTACCTAGTTTTCTTTCAGAAACTTCTAATTTAAATGATGATGCCTCCCTTCAATACCAACATTTGTTTAAAGAGTTTTATGTGGTGGTTATTGATGAGCCAAAAGAGGAATTTCATCAAGTATTAACAGATTATGACTTAACAGAAACCTATACTTCTGATATAGAGGGTTATACCAACTTGACCTTAGACGATATGAAAACCGCATTGACCAATCCTACCATTTCTGAAGTTTCAGAGGACAATGTTAACGGTTTGCCAGCACGGTTTGTTACTGTAGATTCTAAGATTGAGGGCATCCAAATCTATTATGCCTACGGCATGTACGAAGGTCAAGACAACTATTATCAGGTCATTGCTTGGACCCTAAGTGAAAAACAAGATACCCACAAGGCTAAGATGCAGGATATTTTAGAAAGTTTGAATGAACTCAGTAAAGGAAGCAAGAAAAAGATGATGGAGTAGGGCTTCAAAACCTAGTTTTAAAGCTCTGGCTATTTATGACGCTTGAATCGGTTTCTTTTTCTTTTTGTAATGGCGACCATACCACAATAAAACTCCTGTAACAGGCAAACTAGCGGTTAGTAAACTGATTAAAAATACAATAATCTTTCCTACAATACCACCTATGGCTCCTATGTGTATGTCGTAATTCATACGCTGAATTTTGTCAGCGACCTTAGCATTCTTATAGCTCCCGTAAAGACTTGGTGTTTCTATTTCTTGTAATGTATGTTGGTCAAAAAATCGATAATCGGAATCGTAAATCAGGCCTTTACTTTTCGAAATCTCAACAAAAATACTTTCCTCTTCAGTGTGGGGATAATGCAATTCAAAACTTTCTGCATTCGGTAATGCCTTATGAAGCCTTACAATGAGTTGATCCATTGGGCTAGTCTTATCATGTTCCAACGGTTCACTTTTATTTTCAGGAATAGTAAAAGCAATCGCTTTCTCGCCTCCTGTAGCTTTATAAACACCATACCTCAACCAATTATAAGACATCATAGATCCCGTAAAAGCCAAAATTAAAGCCAAGGTGCAAATGTAAAAACCAACCACGGTGTGCAAATCAAAATTTTTACGTTTCCAACGGGTGGTCGCTTTCCAATCAAATGTTAAGCGTTGCTTTAGGTGTTTACGTTTCTTCGGAAGCCATAACATAAACCCTGAAATAATAATGAGTATAAAAATTAAAACGGAAATACCAACAACATGCTCTCCAATGGCTTTAGGCAACCAAAGACGTATATGTCCCTTTAGTACAAATGCAAAAAATCCCGATAGGTGGTCATCGATTTGAATCACGTCTCCCGAATAAGGGTTTAAGAAAACACTTTGATAGAATTCTGGTGCTGCATCATAAAAAATCACTTCAATGGCATCGTCG
Proteins encoded in this window:
- a CDS encoding NAD(P)/FAD-dependent oxidoreductase; amino-acid sequence: MLDFAVIGAAQAGLSMAYHLKAMDKDFIVLDGKDEIGASWLSRWDSLKLFTPTEFNHLPGLEFDAPKGHYPTKFEVANYFKNYVDVFKIPVQLNTLVTSVHKTEDGFEVVHNGGNILARNVIVATGPFHIPYTPPCHKRMADDIFQMHSNNYKREKQLEQGDALVVGGGDSGYQILNEISKDASRTVYFSGDTTVKSLPQNFLGKTLWWWFTKIGFLSYNKYSWIGKSLSSITQPVIGTDVKEILSRENVIPVGRTKDALNEQIIFEDQKVSSIKNVIWATGYRPNFTWIDGLELDSDGYPKNYRGVSNIDGLYFIGLPWLFTRGSATLGGVSKDAEYLATVIQEQAEKRATA
- a CDS encoding PepSY domain-containing protein codes for the protein MTFKKVIFQLHKILGLATGLIVFIVAITGCCWAFKDDIESLYDDYKTVIAQDAPVLTATEARDLAVEVFPNQTVHGTVFKKGDDAIEVIFYDAAPEFYQSVFLNPYSGDVIQIDDHLSGFFAFVLKGHIRLWLPKAIGEHVVGISVLIFILIIISGFMLWLPKKRKHLKQRLTFDWKATTRWKRKNFDLHTVVGFYICTLALILAFTGSMMSYNWLRYGVYKATGGEKAIAFTIPENKSEPLEHDKTSPMDQLIVRLHKALPNAESFELHYPHTEEESIFVEISKSKGLIYDSDYRFFDQHTLQEIETPSLYGSYKNAKVADKIQRMNYDIHIGAIGGIVGKIIVFLISLLTASLPVTGVLLWYGRHYKKKKKPIQAS